The genomic segment TGGAGTTCAAGTACGATGGCGGAGGAATCGCCAAGGGGGGCGCAGTCGGTCTGTTCATGAACGACAAGAAAGCGGGCGAAGGTCGGATCGACAAGACTGAACCGGTGCGATTTTCAGCCAACGAAACTTTGGACACGGGCCTGGACTCCGCGTCTCCAGTCAGCATCGAGTATCAGGCGCCGTTCCGATACACTGGGACATTGAAGAAAGTGGAAATCGACGTTGCCCCGGCACAGCTCAGCGCGACCGATCGGGAGAAGTTCCGCAACGCGGAACGTGATGCGGCGATGGCTATCGAATGATCCAAGAAGATGACCTACGAGCTCATGTAGAAACAAGGAAGGAAACCCAGGATAAAAGCCAAGCTTGCTATCTACTCGTTAAGTGTCGCGCTGGTGGCGATCAAAACGGTTGAGGCACAGTCTAGTCCGCTGCCAGCCGGCGATGGCAAGAAGCCCGCCACCGCCGAGGCTACGACGGGTAAACCGAATATTGTCTTCATCCTGATGGACAATCTCGGTTACGGTGAGCCCGGTTGTTACGGCGGCGGCATCGTTCGGGGCGCGGCCACGCCTCGGATCGACAAGCTCGCGACTGAAGGCACGCGACTTGTGAACTTTAATGTCGAGGCGCAATGCACACCAAGCCGCTCGGCGCTTATGACCGGACGCTTTGCCATTCGTTCGGGGACGCATTCGGTTCCAATCGGCGGCGGCCTCGAAGGACTCACCCAG from the Terriglobia bacterium genome contains:
- a CDS encoding arylsulfatase, whose amino-acid sequence is KDGKPTYEYNWFGEARYRVRSSQKLSPGSATIRMEFKYDGGGIAKGGAVGLFMNDKKAGEGRIDKTEPVRFSANETLDTGLDSASPVSIEYQAPFRYTGTLKKVEIDVAPAQLSATDREKFRNAERDAAMAIE